In Solimonas sp. K1W22B-7, the DNA window TTGATGTTCGCGCCGATCGCCGCCGCCGTATGCACGGCCGGATCGTGACTGCGGAACACGCCGTCGAAGCGCTGGCCAAAGGCCCAGCGGTTGAAACCGGTGGCCGGCGAGATCGCCGCCGCGCCCAGTTCGCGCCAGAAGCCCGGCCGGCTGCTGTTGCCGCTCTCCAGCACCAGGCTGGCCAGGCGAAACAGCGACTCGCCGAGGAAGCTGCCGCCGAAGCCGGTGGTGATCTGGTCGTTGATCGAAGGCGGCGTGGTCTCGCCCGCCACCTCCCACAGCGCACTGCCGAGCACGGTGTAGCCCAGCGACTCCCAGTAGCCCAGGCCCGCCGAACGCGCGAAGTTGTGATAGATCGAGCCCTGGTAGGGATGCCCGAACTGGTTCACCAGGAAAGGATCGTCGTCGTAGACCCAGCTGCCCTTGAAATTGCGCTCGATCGAATCCCAGTCGGAATCGAACTCGCCGGTGTTCTTTTCCTGGTCGTAGAGATGGCGATCGTACTGGTTCAGCAGGAACTGGAAGCCGACAATGCCGGCGGCCGGAGTCCAGTAGCTGCGTCCCTCCCCCACGCCCCAGTCCAGCACCGGCGCGGGCGGATCGTTGTTGAACGCCGTCGGCGCCACCTGCTGCGCGGCGGGATCCAGTTCTTCCTCAGCCAACACCGGTGGAGCGATGCACCACAGCATCGCAGGCAATAGCCGGCCCAGCCCGTTCATCCTTGAACGCAGCGGCATCGCACATCACCTCCAGGTGATGAGCCCGACCCGGGGAAACGGGGCGGATACACCCCAGTGACAGGCGCTGTCACGCAAAGTTCAAGGGGTAGTAACCCGGTAGGGTGCGCACCGCGCACCAGGAACCTTTCCCGAGCGACGGATGGGGCGCAGTGCGCACCCTACCTCGTGGAGCTACATGCCGACTATTCCAGAAGGTGGAATGCCCAGTCTGGATGCCAGCGTCTGGCTGCTACTTTCTGGCGTACATACCTGCGGTAGTCCTCAGGTTTCAGGACCGTGCCCATCTTGTGCCTCGTTTGATTGCAGAATTTGCAGGCGGCAACGATATTGGACGATGTCGTTGGTCCCCCAGCACTGACTGGATCGAGATGCTCCGCCGTACATTGAAATCGCAAGATGACCTTAAAACGCTTGCGTAGCTTCGTGCTGAAAGCTGACGGATCTGCAGACCACATCGGAAATTCACAGTAGAAGCAGCGCTTGTTTTGCGCGTGAAACGCCGCATCGCGGAAACGGACTTGTCGCTGATTAGATGACATAAGAACTCCATAGATGAAATGGAGCCCCGTATCTCCCCTATGGGGGTATCAGAGGGCGAGCCTGTACGGCTAAGAGCCGATGGCCGCAGGACGCTACTTGTCGCGAAGCAGCGAACGCCGCAACTTTTTTATCCCATCCCCCGAGGGAATACAAGCGACTCCGGGTGGGCCCCAGTTCCGTAGGGTGCGCACCGCGCACCAGGACTCTCTGCCGAACGCTCAATGGTGCGCGGTGCGCACCCTACCGAGACAAGGCGCCGAAGCTCAGCGCAGGTAGTCGAACAGACTCAGCCCCTGCACCCGCGCAAAGGTCTGTTGCGCCGCCTGCAGCGCGGTGAGCTGCTGCGACAGCCGCGTGGCGGCCTCGGCGTAGTCCAGGTCGCGGATGCTGGACAGCGCGGCCTGGGTGGTTTCGTTCTGCGCGGCGTTCTGGGCTTCGGCGTCGTCGAGCACGGCCAGGCGGTTGCCCACCGAGGCGCGCACGTCGCTGAGATGCAGGCTGGTGGCGTCGATCGCGGTCAGCGACTGGTGCATGGCGGTCTGCACCTGGGCACGCTGTGCGGCGGTGTCCTGCGGCAGGCCGGCGATGCGGGCCAGCTCGTCGATCTGCGCGAAGACGTCGCGCTGGCCGCTGGCACCCACCTGGAAGCTGTCGCCATCGGCCGGCGTGCCGGTGAAGCTCAGGTCCACGCCGCGGAAGGCGATGGCCTGCCCTTCCGTGTAGGTGCCGCTGGAGATCACGGCGCTTCCAGCGTCGCGCACCTCGTAGTTGCCGCCGCTGAAGCTCAGCGTGTAGCTGCCGCCGTCCCACAGCGAGGCGTCGGTGAGGCGCGCGCTCTTGAGGCCCGCGGTGCCGGAGTTGTTGCCCGAGTTCACGGTGAACGTGCCGTTGCCGTCGCGCAGCCTCAGGAACACCTCGCTGCCCGGATCGGCGTCGGCCACGCTGCGGCTACCGGTCACCTGCAGCAGGCGCTGCTGCTGGTCGCCGGCATAGCTGGCGCCGCTGCTGCCGGAGAACGGCGCCACGCCGTCCTGCGAACCTCCGAACAGGTAGCGGCCCTGGCCGTCGTCGCTGTTGGCATAGGACATCAGCTGCTCGCGCAGGTTGCGCAACTCGTTGCCGAGGATGCCGCGGGTCTGCGAAGACTGCGTGCCGTTGTTCAGCTCCACCGCGATCTCGCGCACACGCTGCAGCAGCGTGCCGCTGTCGGCCAGCACGTTCTCCTCCAGGCTCAGGCGGTTGCGGGCGGTATCGATCTGCGTCTGGTAGCGCTGGTACTGCGCGCTGGCCTGGTCCAGGCCCACCGCGGTGGCCGCGCCGGAGGGATCGTCGGCCGCGTTCTGCAGGCGCTGTCCGGTGGCCAGCTGCATCTGGGTCTTGGCCACCGCGGCCTGCTGCTTCTGCAGCGAGCCGACGGCGCTCTGGGCCAGCATCGATGTGGAGACTCTCATGGGCTATCTCCTCTAGTTCCTCGCCGCGTCGAGCAGCGACTGGAACACTTCGTTGGCCACGGCGATGACGCGCGCGGCCGCCTGGTAGGCCTGCTGGTAGCGGATCAGGTCCGCGGCCTCTTCGTCGAGGTTCACGCCGGACAGCGAAGCCTGCTCGGCCTCGGTCTGCGCGCGTACGGAAGCCTGGGCGTCGAGCTGCAGGCTGGCCTGCTGCGCCTGCGCGCCGGCGCGGCCCACCATTGCCCCCTGCGCGTCGCTCAGGGTGCTGCTGCCACCGTTGAGCACGCCCAGCGTGGACAGCTTGGCCAGGGCGCGGGCATTGCCGTTGTCGTTGCTGCCGGCGCTGTTGGCGCCGACCGTGAAACTGTCGCCCGAGGCCGGCGTGCCGGAAAGCTTTAGGCTCCAGCCGTTGACCTCGATGCTGTCGCCGGCAGCCCAGGTGATGCTGCCGCTGCCGTTGATGCTGTAACTGTTGGCGCCGGTGAACTGGATCGTCACGCCGCTGCGCAGCGAGCTGTTGGAGGCGTCGGCGACGCTCAGTTCGCCGACCGTGGCCGAGCCGGTATTGGCCAGGGCGGCCGAGCCGCGTATCGGCGAGGCCGCGGCGACCCTGGAGGTATCGGTGATCGCCATGCGCAACTGGCTGGCCGCCGAGGCGGTGGGCTTGAGCAGGTAGCGGTCGCCCGCCGCCGGCGTGCCGGACACGCTCAGCGACAGGCCCTCGGCGCGCAGCGGGTCGGCACTGGTGCCCGTGCCGGTCAGGGCCACGCTGGCGCCGTCGCGGGCACGGGTGAGCTGCCAGCTGCTGCCGGTATAGGACAGCGCGTAGTCGTCGCCGGTCAGCGCGCCGGCATCGCTCAGCGCCACGCCGACGGTGGCATTGCCCGTGTTGGCGCGTGCCGCATAGACCGAGCCGCCGATGTCGGCAAAGAACTTGCCGCCCATCTGTCCCGTCGCATCCATGCCCTGCGCGTGCTGCTCGTTCATCGCCTCGGCCAGGCCTGCGGCCATGCGTCCGAGATCGCTCTTGACCGGGTCCAGCAGCTCGCGGCGGAAGTCCAGCAGGCCGCCGATGACGCCGCCGCTGGTCTGAGCCGTAATGTTCTGGCCGCCGGAGAAGAACAGCTCCTTGCGGCCACTGCCGTAGGCGTCGTCGCCCACCGTCAGCGCGCTGGCCTGCCGCCCCAGCACCAGGGCCTGGCCGCTGCCGGTGAAGACGTTGATGCCGCCGTCGTCCTGGTCGGTGGTGGTGATGCCGATCCGGCTGGCGATCTCCTTGATCAGGCTGTCGCGCTGGTCGAGCAGGTCGTTGGGCGGCTGCCCGCCGGCCTGGCCCTTGGCCAGCACGATGCGCTCGTTGAGGTCCGCCACCTGCTGCGCGTAGCGCGTCACCTCGTCGGCGGTCTGCGACAGGCGCTGGTTGATCTCGGTTTCCATCCCGTCGAACTGCGACTGGATGTCGTTGTAGCGGCCGGCCAGGGTCTGGCCGGCGGACAGCAGCGTCTGCCGCGAGGCGCTGCTGGAAGGATTGGAGGACAGGCCGCTGAGCGCCGTGTAGAAGGACTGCAGCGGCTTGGTCAGGCCCGAGTCCGCGTCCGACAGCCAGCCGTCGACGCGCGACGCCAGGCCGGCGAAGGTCTCGGTGCGCGAGTAGGCCGAGGCATCGCCCTGCAGGCGCGTGGTGACCAGTGCGTCGGCCAGCCGCTTGACCGTATTGGAGCTGACGCCGGCGCCGATGTAGCCGTCGCCCTGCGGGCCGCCGATGCGCGAGCCCAGCTCCACGCGCTGACGCGAATAGCCCGGCGTGTTGACGTTGGCGATGTTGTGGCCGGCCGTGTCCAGCGCCTTGCGGTAGGCGAGCAGGCCGGAGACGCCGATGGAGAGAAGGTCGCTCATGGAAGAGATCTCATGCCATCACCGTACCGCTCTTGTTGAGTGCCGTCTGCACCGTCGGGCCATAGGCGATGCGCATGATTTTCTGCGCATAGGACGGGTCGGTGGCATAACCGGCCTTCTGCAGGCCGGTGGCGAATTGGTGCGCGCTGCCCTGATGACGCAGGGCCTGCTCGTATCGCGGGTTGGACTTGAGGAAGCGCGCGTAGTCGTCAAAGGACTCTGCGATCGATCCGTACGCACGGAACTTCGCATCCTGCCGCTGCATGCGGCCGCCTTCGTATTCGTGGGTCATGGTGCGGACCTTGTCGCCGTCCCAGGACTTGTCGGCCTTGATGCCGAACAGGTTGAAAGAAGCCTTGCCGTCGGCATGGCGGATCTGGTGCTTGCCCCAGCCGGTTTCCAGCGCCGCCTGCGCCACCAGCACGCGCGCCGGGATACCCAGCTCCTTGGCGGCCTTCTCGGCATGCGGCAGCACCGCGTCGATGAATTCCTGCGGCGTCCTCGGCCGGAACTCGGTCAGCGTCTCGTCGCTCTTCAGCGCCACCGGGGGTTTCAGTTCCTGCACCGGCTCGGTGGTTTCGGGGGCCTGCACGACCTCCGGCCGCTGCGCGATCAGGGCCGACAGGCCGCTGCGCGCCGGGAGTTTCGTATCCAGCGACACGCCGGTCTCGCCCCCGCCCAGCGACTGGCTCATCTTCAGCTGCCGCACCATCATGTCGGCCAGCCCGACGCCCTTGCCGCTGGACAGCGTCACCGCCAGCTGCTGGTCGAACATGTCGCGATAGAAATTGGTCTGCTCGCCGCCGCCCAGCGCATCCTCGCCCGGCGTGGCCGCGCGCATCGCCTTGAGCATCTGCTGCAGCATCAGCGACTCAAACTGCCTGGCGGTCTTCAACAGCGCCGCCGGGTTCTGCTCGCGCGCCTGCGCCTTCAGGCCAGCGAACTGGCCGAAGTCGGTGACGGTATCGAGCGGCGACATGGCCATCAGATGATCACCAGCTCCGCACGCAGCGCGCCGGCTTCCTTCAGGGCTTCAAGGATCGCCACCAGGTCGCCGGGAGCGGCGCCCACCTGGTTCACCGCGCGGACGATGTCGTCCAGGCTCACGCCGGCGTCGAACTTGAACATGCGGCCACCGCTCTGCGTCACTTCGATCGCCGAGTCCGGCACCACCACGGTCTCGCCCTTGGAGAACGGTGCCGGCTGGCTGACGCGCGGCTTCTCGGAAATGGTCACCGACAGCGAGCCATGCGACACCGCCGCCGGCGTCACGCGCACGCCGCTGCCGATCACCACCGTGCCGGTGCGGCTGTTGACGATCACGCGCGCCGGGGCATCGCCCGGCTGCACCTCGATGTTCTCCAGCATGGACAGGAAGGCCACGCGGCTGTTGCTGTCGGCCGGCGCGCGCACCGACACCGTCACCGGGTCCAGTGCCGCGGCCACGCCGCCGCCCAGGGCGCTGTTGATACCTTCGGCCAGGCGCGAGGCGGTGGTGAAATCCGCCACGTGCAGGTTGAGACGGATGTCCGGCGCGGCGGTGAAGCTGGTGGGCACCACGCGCTCCACCTGCGCCCCGTTGGGAATGCGGCCGGAGCTGGGGATGTTGACCGAAACCCGTGAACCGTCCTTGGCCGAGATGCCCAGGCCGCCGACCACCACGTTGCCCTGGGCCACGGCGTAGACCTGGCCGTCGGCGCCCTTGAGCGGCGTCATCAGCAGCGCGCCGCCGCGCAGCGAACCGGAGTTGCCGATCGAGGACACCGTGACGTCGATCGCCTGGCCGGGCTTGGCAAAGGCCGGCAGCTCGGCGTGGATCGCCACCGCCGCCACGTTCTTGAGCTGCGGGTTCACGCCGGGAGGAATCGTCACGCCCAGCTGCGCCAGCATCGCCTTGAGGCTCTGCACCGTGAACGGAGCCTGCGTGGTCTGGTCGCCGCTGCCGTCCAGGCCCACCACCAGGCCGTAGCCCACCAGCGGGTTGCCGCGCACGCCGGACACGTCGGCCAGGTCCTTCACCCGCTCCGCGTGGGCGGGCAGGCAGAGGGCCATCAACAGCGTGGCAAGAATGGATTTGATCAGGCGCATGGTCATCACCCTCAGAACGGGAACCAGCCCGAGTTGAAGAAGCGGCTGGCCCAGCCCATGACATTGCTGTCGGCCACCGCGCCCTGCCCCGAGTAGGAGATGCTGGCGTTGGCGACGCGGTCGGAAGTGATGCTGTTGTCCGGGCGGATGTCGATCGGCCGCACGATGCCCTCGATGCTCACCGTCTCGCTGCCCTGGTTGATCTGCACCTGCTTGCGGCCGCTGATCACCAGGTTGCCGTTGGGCAGCACCTGCATCACCACCGCACCGACGCTGCCCTGCAGCTTGTTCGACTGGCTGCTGTCGCCGTCGCCCTTGAAGGTCTTGGTCGAGCCCAGCTCGGCCTCCAGCACCGGCACGCCGTTGACCGTCACCGGCCGGCCGAACAGGGTCGGGCCGTCGATGCTGGCATTGCTGTCCTTGCTGGTGGCGGTGCTGGCCTTCTTCTGCGCGCTGGTGGACTCCACCAGCACGATCATCAGCGTGTCGCCGACGCGGCGCGCCTTCTGGTCCTCGAACAGCGCCATGGCGCCGGCGGCATAGATCGAGCCTTCGGTGCTGGCGGCGGCCGGCATCGCCGGCATCGGCAGCGCCGCCGGCTTCGGCATGGCCGGCGCGCTGGCGCAAGCCTGCAGGAACAGTGCGGCGACCAGCGGGGCGGCGAGTTTCATGGCGCGCATCACAGGTTGTTGGTCACGTACTGCAGCATCTGGTCGGTGGTCGAGATCGCCTTGGAGTTCATCTCGTAGGCGCGCTGCGTCTCGATCATGTTGACCAGTTCCTCCACCACGTTGACGTTGGAGGATTCCAGCGAGCCCTGCGCCAGCGAGCCCAGGCCGTTGAGGCCCGGCGCGCCGCTCTGCGGGCTGCCGCTGGCGGCAGTCTCGGTATAGAGGTTCTCGCCCTTGGGCTGCAGGCCCGCGGGATTGATGAAGTCGGCGACCAGGATCTGCCCCACCTGCTGCGGCGCCGACTGGCCCGGCACGGTGACGCTGACGGTGCCGTCGGCACCGATGGTGACGTTCTGCGCGTTCTCCGGCAGGGTGATGCCCGGCTGGATCGCGTAGCCGCTGGAAGTCACCAGCTCGCCCTGGCTGCTGACCTTGAAGCTGCCATCGCGCGTATAGGCGGTGGAGCCGTCCGGCATCGTCACCTGGAAGAAACCGCGGCCGTTGATCGCCGCGTCCAGGCCATTGCCGGTCTGCAGCATGTTGCCCTGGGTGAACATCTTCTCGGTGGCCACCACGCGCACGCCGGTGCCCAGGTTCAGGCCCGAAGGCGCCTGTGTCTGCTGCGTGGTCGCCCCGCCGGCCTGCTTCACGGTCTGGTACATCAGGTCCTCGAACGCCGCGCGGCCTTTCTTGAAGGCCGTGGTGTTGACGTTGGCGAGGTTGTTGGAAATGACCGTCATGCGCGTCTGTTGCGCATCCAGACCGGTCTTCGCAACCCAGAGGGCTTGTGTCATGGCGATGATCCTGCAAAGCGGCGGAAATCCGCCTCTGCAGGGGGTGGTACAAGTTCCGGGCCAGCAGGAAGGGTGTCGGGAAGTTGGCGCGGTGGCGTTTGCAGAGTTCGGCTGATCTAATCAAGTCTGATAGACCAGAGAGTCTTGATCGCTTGAACCCGAACACACAGACGCCTCGTGAATCGAATCCAGACGAGATGGAGCAACATCGTTTAACGATGGAGGCTCTCCAGGACGTGGACAGCAGGAACCTTGTCAGCCATGAACGTGTTTGCGCGTGGGCCGGTTCCGTATCGAACGACCCAACCGCATAGCCCCCTCTCCCGCTGGCGGGAGAGGGTTGGGGTGAGGGTGGAGGCCTGAGGCAGCTAACCAAGCTGTGAAGCTATTTGCACGCACCACCCTCACCCTAGCCCTCTCCCGCCAGCGGGAGAGGGAACTAAAGATGTGTTACCTGAAATCCTGAGTCTTTACCCCATTCTCACAATCGACGAAGCCGCCTGCGCATTGTCCTCCGCCGCCCGCATCAGCTTCGTCTGCATCTCGAAAGCCCGCGCCAGCTGGATCATGTTGACCATGGCCTCGGAAATGTTCACGTTGCTGGTCTCCACCGCCCCGGCGGTCAGCACATTGCCCGGAGCGGCATCGAGCGACTGCCCGGCCCTGGCGCGGAACAGTCCGTCCGCCCCCCGCTCCAGCTGTTCGGGCTTCGCTTCCACCACGCGCAGGCGCCCGACCGTGGCGCTGGTCTCCGCGCCCTGGCCCAGCGGCACGATCGACACGCTGCCGTCGTTGCCGATGGTCAGGCTGCTGTTCTGCGGCACCGACATCGGGCCGCCGTCACCCATCACCGCCAGGCCGGAAGCCGTGCGCAGCTGGCCGTTCACATCCAGCGACAGCTCGCCGCCGCGGGTATAAGCCTCGGAACCATCCGGCGCCTGCACCGCCAGCCAGCGGTCCTGGCCCAGCGCCACGTCGAGGTCGCGGCCGGTCTGCTGGATCGAGCCCATGCTGGCATCCCAGCCGCCGCCGTTGAGCACCGTGTTGACGCGCGAGGGCAAGCCGCCGCCCTCCACCGCCACCGCCTGCTGCGCCGCCAGCTCCGCCTTGAAGCCCACCGTGCTGGCATTGGCCAGGTTATGGCTGTTGACCGCCTGCGCCTGCAGGGTCTGCCTGGCGCCGGTCATCGCTACATACAGGGCTCTATCCATGGCTCACTCCCGGCTCAGCGCCTCAGGGCGCTTAGCGGATGTTGATGATGGTCTGCGTGATCTGGTCGGAGGTCGAGATCATCTGCGCGTTCGCCTGGAAGTTGCGCTGCGCGGTGATCATGTTGACCAGCTGCTCGGTCAGGTCGACGTTGCTGGCTTCCAGCGCGCCGCTCTGGATCTCGCCGAAGTTGGTGCCGCCGGCCTGGCCGCGCAGGGCGGAGCCGGAGCCGAAGGTCTCGCCCCATGTGCTGTCGCCCAGCTGCTGCAGGCCCTGCGGGTTGGCGAAGTTGGTCAGCGCCACCTGGCCCAGCGGGGTCGCCTGGCCGTTGGTGAAGCGCGCCTGCACGATGCCCTCGTCGGTCACTTCAACGCCGGTCAGGCGGCCGGTGGCATAGCCGTCCTGGCGCAGGCTGCTGACCGAGAACTTCTCGCCGTACTGCGTGGAATTGTCCAGCGCCAGGTTGAGATTCATCGGCGCCGATCCGGTGGTGGTGTTCACCGGCGGCAGGGCGATGTTGCCGTTGGCCGGCGTCAGCAGCTGGCCGCTGTCGGAGTAGGTCAGCGTGGTGGCCGGGCCGGCGGAAGCGCCGTCCACCTGCATGTTCAGGCTCCACTCGTTGGCGGTGGCCGTCTTGGAGAAGAACAGGTTGGCCGTGTGCGGCGCGCCCAGCGAGTCATACACCGTCACCGAGGTGGTGTGGTTGTAGCTGGTCGGATCGGTGGCGCTGAACGTGGCCGTGGCCGGCACCGAGGCATTGGCCGGCAGGTTGATGCCGGCGTTGATGGTGGTGGTGGCGGCCGGCGGGTTGTCGGTGGTCGCCAGTTGCAGGTCCGACAGCTGCGCGGTATCGAAGGCCGCACCGCCGGTCACCGGCGGGTAGACCTGCAGGCGCTGGCCGTTGGCATTGACGACGAAGCCATTGCGGTCGGTGCCGAAGGCGCCGGCGCGCGAGTACACCGTGGCGCCGTTGTCGCTGAGCGTGAAGAAGCCTTCGCCGCTGATCGCCAGGTCCAGGTTGTTGTTGGTGAAGTTCACCGAGCCCTGCGAGAACTGCTGGGCCACCTTGTCCAGGCGCGTGCCGGCACCGATGGCGTTGTCGGCGATGCCGCCGGAGGCCTGCGGGAAGAAGTCCACGAACTGCGCGCGCGACCCCTTGAAACCGGTGGTGTTGGCGTTGGCGATGTTGTTGGCGGTCACGCCGAGGTCGGCGGAGGCGGCGTTGAGGCCGGAAAGGGCGATACGGAAGGTCATGGCGGACTCCTAGAAGATCTGGCGGACGTTGGCGAGCTTGGTCGCACCGAGCCCGGAAAGGTTGAGCGTGAGGCCGTCGCTGCCCAGCGAAACGCTGTCGACAACGTCGAGGCCGTAGGTGGAAAGAGACTGCGTGCCGCCGCCCTGGTCGAGTTCGGCGCGCAAGGTGTAGGTACCCGCTTCCATGCGGTTGCCGGATTCGTCGTTGCCGTCCCAGGTGAACTGCGCCAGGCCTTCGGGCTTGGTGCCCAGGTCC includes these proteins:
- a CDS encoding flagellar basal body P-ring protein FlgI translates to MTMRLIKSILATLLMALCLPAHAERVKDLADVSGVRGNPLVGYGLVVGLDGSGDQTTQAPFTVQSLKAMLAQLGVTIPPGVNPQLKNVAAVAIHAELPAFAKPGQAIDVTVSSIGNSGSLRGGALLMTPLKGADGQVYAVAQGNVVVGGLGISAKDGSRVSVNIPSSGRIPNGAQVERVVPTSFTAAPDIRLNLHVADFTTASRLAEGINSALGGGVAAALDPVTVSVRAPADSNSRVAFLSMLENIEVQPGDAPARVIVNSRTGTVVIGSGVRVTPAAVSHGSLSVTISEKPRVSQPAPFSKGETVVVPDSAIEVTQSGGRMFKFDAGVSLDDIVRAVNQVGAAPGDLVAILEALKEAGALRAELVII
- the flgJ gene encoding flagellar assembly peptidoglycan hydrolase FlgJ — translated: MAMSPLDTVTDFGQFAGLKAQAREQNPAALLKTARQFESLMLQQMLKAMRAATPGEDALGGGEQTNFYRDMFDQQLAVTLSSGKGVGLADMMVRQLKMSQSLGGGETGVSLDTKLPARSGLSALIAQRPEVVQAPETTEPVQELKPPVALKSDETLTEFRPRTPQEFIDAVLPHAEKAAKELGIPARVLVAQAALETGWGKHQIRHADGKASFNLFGIKADKSWDGDKVRTMTHEYEGGRMQRQDAKFRAYGSIAESFDDYARFLKSNPRYEQALRHQGSAHQFATGLQKAGYATDPSYAQKIMRIAYGPTVQTALNKSGTVMA
- the flgG gene encoding flagellar basal-body rod protein FlgG translates to MTQALWVAKTGLDAQQTRMTVISNNLANVNTTAFKKGRAAFEDLMYQTVKQAGGATTQQTQAPSGLNLGTGVRVVATEKMFTQGNMLQTGNGLDAAINGRGFFQVTMPDGSTAYTRDGSFKVSSQGELVTSSGYAIQPGITLPENAQNVTIGADGTVSVTVPGQSAPQQVGQILVADFINPAGLQPKGENLYTETAASGSPQSGAPGLNGLGSLAQGSLESSNVNVVEELVNMIETQRAYEMNSKAISTTDQMLQYVTNNL
- the flgE gene encoding flagellar hook protein FlgE; its protein translation is MTFRIALSGLNAASADLGVTANNIANANTTGFKGSRAQFVDFFPQASGGIADNAIGAGTRLDKVAQQFSQGSVNFTNNNLDLAISGEGFFTLSDNGATVYSRAGAFGTDRNGFVVNANGQRLQVYPPVTGGAAFDTAQLSDLQLATTDNPPAATTTINAGINLPANASVPATATFSATDPTSYNHTTSVTVYDSLGAPHTANLFFSKTATANEWSLNMQVDGASAGPATTLTYSDSGQLLTPANGNIALPPVNTTTGSAPMNLNLALDNSTQYGEKFSVSSLRQDGYATGRLTGVEVTDEGIVQARFTNGQATPLGQVALTNFANPQGLQQLGDSTWGETFGSGSALRGQAGGTNFGEIQSGALEASNVDLTEQLVNMITAQRNFQANAQMISTSDQITQTIINIR
- the flgL gene encoding flagellar hook-associated protein FlgL; its protein translation is MRVSTSMLAQSAVGSLQKQQAAVAKTQMQLATGQRLQNAADDPSGAATAVGLDQASAQYQRYQTQIDTARNRLSLEENVLADSGTLLQRVREIAVELNNGTQSSQTRGILGNELRNLREQLMSYANSDDGQGRYLFGGSQDGVAPFSGSSGASYAGDQQQRLLQVTGSRSVADADPGSEVFLRLRDGNGTFTVNSGNNSGTAGLKSARLTDASLWDGGSYTLSFSGGNYEVRDAGSAVISSGTYTEGQAIAFRGVDLSFTGTPADGDSFQVGASGQRDVFAQIDELARIAGLPQDTAAQRAQVQTAMHQSLTAIDATSLHLSDVRASVGNRLAVLDDAEAQNAAQNETTQAALSSIRDLDYAEAATRLSQQLTALQAAQQTFARVQGLSLFDYLR
- a CDS encoding HNH endonuclease gives rise to the protein MSSNQRQVRFRDAAFHAQNKRCFYCEFPMWSADPSAFSTKLRKRFKVILRFQCTAEHLDPVSAGGPTTSSNIVAACKFCNQTRHKMGTVLKPEDYRRYVRQKVAARRWHPDWAFHLLE
- the flgH gene encoding flagellar basal body L-ring protein FlgH, whose translation is MKLAAPLVAALFLQACASAPAMPKPAALPMPAMPAAASTEGSIYAAGAMALFEDQKARRVGDTLMIVLVESTSAQKKASTATSKDSNASIDGPTLFGRPVTVNGVPVLEAELGSTKTFKGDGDSSQSNKLQGSVGAVVMQVLPNGNLVISGRKQVQINQGSETVSIEGIVRPIDIRPDNSITSDRVANASISYSGQGAVADSNVMGWASRFFNSGWFPF
- a CDS encoding flagellar basal body rod protein FlgF codes for the protein MDRALYVAMTGARQTLQAQAVNSHNLANASTVGFKAELAAQQAVAVEGGGLPSRVNTVLNGGGWDASMGSIQQTGRDLDVALGQDRWLAVQAPDGSEAYTRGGELSLDVNGQLRTASGLAVMGDGGPMSVPQNSSLTIGNDGSVSIVPLGQGAETSATVGRLRVVEAKPEQLERGADGLFRARAGQSLDAAPGNVLTAGAVETSNVNISEAMVNMIQLARAFEMQTKLMRAAEDNAQAASSIVRMG
- the flgK gene encoding flagellar hook-associated protein FlgK — its product is MSDLLSIGVSGLLAYRKALDTAGHNIANVNTPGYSRQRVELGSRIGGPQGDGYIGAGVSSNTVKRLADALVTTRLQGDASAYSRTETFAGLASRVDGWLSDADSGLTKPLQSFYTALSGLSSNPSSSASRQTLLSAGQTLAGRYNDIQSQFDGMETEINQRLSQTADEVTRYAQQVADLNERIVLAKGQAGGQPPNDLLDQRDSLIKEIASRIGITTTDQDDGGINVFTGSGQALVLGRQASALTVGDDAYGSGRKELFFSGGQNITAQTSGGVIGGLLDFRRELLDPVKSDLGRMAAGLAEAMNEQHAQGMDATGQMGGKFFADIGGSVYAARANTGNATVGVALSDAGALTGDDYALSYTGSSWQLTRARDGASVALTGTGTSADPLRAEGLSLSVSGTPAAGDRYLLKPTASAASQLRMAITDTSRVAAASPIRGSAALANTGSATVGELSVADASNSSLRSGVTIQFTGANSYSINGSGSITWAAGDSIEVNGWSLKLSGTPASGDSFTVGANSAGSNDNGNARALAKLSTLGVLNGGSSTLSDAQGAMVGRAGAQAQQASLQLDAQASVRAQTEAEQASLSGVNLDEEAADLIRYQQAYQAAARVIAVANEVFQSLLDAARN